The DNA segment GTCTATGTGAGCGCCCGCGAACTCGCCCTCAGCGGTTCGGTGGTGAACACCGGCGCGGGTGTGGTCGCCGAAGTCGAGGGCGAGGCCGGTGCGGTGGCCGAGTTCGGCAGGAGACTGCGCACGGACGCACCGCCGCTCGCGGTGGTCGAGTCCGTCGGTGAGTCGGACCTGCCGCCCCTGGGCGGAACGGAGTTCACCATCGGGGAGTCCCGTGGGGGCGGCCCGGCCCGCACTCTGGTCTCGCCCGATGTCGCGACGTGCCGGGAGTGCCTGGACGAGATGCGCGATCCGGCGAACCGCCGCTACCGCCATCCCTTCATCACCTGCACGCACTGCGGCCCCCGGTTCACCATCGTGACCGGTGTGCCGTACGACCGGGCGGCGACCACGATGGCCGCCTTCGAGATGTGCGCCGAGTGCCGGGCGGAGTACGGCGATCCGGGCGACCGCCGCTTCCACGCCCAGCCGGTCGCCTGCCACGCCTGCGGGCCCGTGCTCGAACTGGTCCGCAAGGACGGGGCTCCGGCGGTGAGCGGCGAGGACGCGCTGCGGGGAGCACGGGAAATGCTGGCCGACGGCCGGATCCTCGCGGTGAAGGGGCTCGGCGGCTACCACCTCGCGTGCGACGCCCGCAACGAGACGGCGGTGGCCGAGCTGCGGCGGCGCAAGCGGCGCGGTGGCAAGCCGTTCGCGGTGATGGTCGCGGACACCGGCGTGGCGGCGGAGCTGGTGACGCCGACCGAGGACGAGGAGCGCCTGCTCACCGGTGTCAGCAGGCCGATCGTGCTGCTGCCGCGGCGCGGGACGCCCAAGGGCGCCGGGATCGCCGGCTCGGTGGCGCCGGGCAGCCCGGATCTGGGGCTGATGCTCCCGTACACCCCCCTGCACGTCCTGCTCTTCGGCATCGGGGACGACCGGCCGGGGCCCGATGCGCTGGTGATGACATCGGCCAACCAGGCGGGCGAGCCGATCGTCACCGACGACGCGGCGGCCCTCACCGTGCTGGCGCCGCTGGCGGATGCCTGGCTGCGGCACGACCGGCGGATCGAGGTGCCCTGCGACGACTCGGTCAGCCGGTTCGTGGCGGGCGCGGAGCTTCCGCTGCGCAGATCGCGCGGTTACGCCCCGCTGCCGCTCGCGCTGCCCTTCGACGTACCGCCGCTCCTCGCGGTCGGCGCGGATCTGAAGAACACCTGCGCGCTGGGCGAGGGGCGCTACGCCTGGGTGAGCCAGCACATCGGTGACATGGACGACCTGGCCACGGACGACGCGCTGACCCGGACCGAGCGGCAGCTGGAGCGGATCACCGGCGTCGAGCCGGGACAACTGGTCGCCGATCTGCACCCCGGGTACCGGTCGGGCGCCTGGGCGGTGGCGCACGCCGGGTCCCGGCCGGTGCGGCGGGTGCAGCACCACCACGCCCATGTCGCGTCCGTCATGGGCGAGCACGGCGTCGCGGCGGGCGAGAGCGTGATCGGGGTCGCCTTCGACGGCACCGGCGCCGGTACGGACGGGGCCGCGTGGGGCGGCGAGGTGCTCATCGCCGGCTACAAGTCGTTCGAGCGTGCCGCGCACCTGGGGTACGTGCCGCTGGCGGGCGGGGACGCGAGTGTGCTCCGGCCGTACCGGATGGCGCTGGCCCACCTCCGTGCGGCCGGGGTCGCCTGGGACGAGCGGCTGCCCTCCGTCCGGGCGTGCCCGCCGAGGGAACGGGACGTGCTGGCGCATCAGTTCGCTACCGGGTTCGGCTGTGTGCCGACGTCGAGCATGGGCCGGCTCTTCGACGCGGTGGCCTCGCTGGCCGGGGTCCGCCAGGAGGTGGAGTACGAGGCCGAGGCCGCGATCGGTCTTGAGGGGCTGGCCAGATCGGCCGGACCGGACGCCGCGGGTACGGACGGCCGGTACACCTTCGGGATCCGGGAGGCGGTGGACGGGGAGCCCGTCGTCGCCGACCCCGGTCCGGTCGTGCGCGCGGTGGTCTCGGACGTGGGGGCGGGGGTCCCTGCCGAGTTGATCGCGGCACGGTTCCATGCCTCCGTCGCAGCCCTGACCGTCGCCCTTGCCGAGCACGCACGTGACCGGACGGGGCTCGGGGTGGTGGCCGTCGGCGGAGGCGTATTCCAGAACGCCGTACTCCTCGGGGCCGTACAACACGGGCTTGAGGAAAGGGACTTCACCGTCCTGCGGCCGAGACTCCTGCCCCCGAACGACGGGGGAATCGCGCTGGGCCAGCTCCTGATCGCGGCGTCGGGCTGACCCCGTGCGCCGGGACATCCGCAGAGATTCACACGGGATCCCACCGGATCCACAGAGAAGAGGGACCATGTGTCTGGCAGTTCCGGGGCGCGTCCTCAGTACCGCCGAGGTCGACGGCACGTTGATGGCCGATGTCGACTTCGGCGGGGTACGCAAGGAGGTGTGCCTCCAGTACATCCCGGACGTGACGGTCGGTGAGTACGTCGTCGTGCACGTCGGGTTCGCCATCCAGCGCCTCGACGAGGAGTCGGCCAAGCGGACGCTGGCCGACTTCGACCGGCTCGGCATCCTGGAGGAGGAGTTCGGCGACGGTTTCGAACTCGCCGCACGGGCCGGGCAGCAGGAGTTCCCCGAAGGAGTCGGCCGGTGAAGTATCTCGACGAGTTCAGCGACCCCGAGCTGGCGAAGAAGCTGCTCGACCAGATCCACGCGGCGACCACGCGGCCGTGGGCCATGATGGAGGTCTGCGGCGGCCAGACCCACTCGATCATCCGGCACGGCATCGACCAGCTGCTGCCCGACGGTGTGGAGCTGATCCACGGACCGGGCTGCCCGGTCTGCGTCACCCCGCTGGAGATCATCGACCGGGCCCTCGCCATCGCGGCCCGGCCGGGGGTCATCTTCTGCTCCTTCGGCGACATGCTCCGGGTGCCGGGCAGCAGCCAGGACCTGTTCTCGGTGAAGAGCGCCGGAGGGGACGTCCGGGTGGTGTACTCGCCGCTCGACGCGCTGAAGCTGGCCCGGGAGAACCCGGACCGTGAGGTCGTCTTCTTCGGGATCGGCTTCGAGACCACGGCCCCGGCGAACGCGATGACCGTGTACCAGGCCAAGCGCCTGGGGGTACGGAACTTCTCCCTGCTCGTGTCGCACGTCCTGGTGCCGCCCGCCATGTCGGCGATCATGGAGTCCGCCACCTGCAGGGTGCAGGCCTTCCTGGCCGCCGGACATGTGTGCAGCGTGATGGGCACGGCGGAGTACCCACCGCTCGCGGAGAAGTACCGGGTGCCGATCGTCGTCACCGGCTTCGAGCCGCTGGACATCCTCGAAGGCATCCGGCGCACGGTCGTCCAGCTCGAAGAGGGCCGCCACGAGGTGGAGAACGCCTACTCCCGCGCCGTACGCGAGGAGGGCAACCTGCCCGCCATGGAGATGCTGCGGGACGTCTTCGACGTGACCGACCGGACATGGCGCGGCATCGGGATGATCCCGCGCAGCGGCTGGCGGCTGGCTCCCGCGTACGCGGAGTTCGACGCGGAGCTGCGCTTCGACGTGACCGGTATCCGTACGGCCGAGTCGGCGCTGTGCCGGTCGGGTGAGGTCCTCCAGGGCCTGATCAAACCGCACGAGTGCGCGGCCTTCGGCAAGGAGTGCACCCCGCGCAATCCGCTGGGCGCCACGATGGTGTCGTCCGAGGGCGCCTGCGCCGCCTACCACACGTACCGCCGACTGGAACTGGTCGAAGCCAAGTGACCGAAGCGATGCAGTCCCCCGCCGAGCTCGACTTCGAGAGCTGGGTCTGTCCGGTCCCGCTGCGCGAGACGCCGTCCGTGGTGATGGGCCACGGGGGCGGCGGCGCGATGTCGGGCGAGCTGATCGAGCATCTGTTCCTGCCCGCGTACGGCGCCGCGGCCGCGGCCGAACTGGGCGACTCCGCGGTGCTGTCCGTCGGCGGCGGCCCCCGTCTCGCCTTCTCCACCGACTCCTACGTGGTGAAGCCCATGTTCTTCCCCGGGGGGTCGATCGGCGACCTGGCCGTGAACGGGACGGTGAACGACCTCGCGATGTCGGGCGCGGTACCGCTGTTCCTCTCGACGGCTTTCATCCTGCAGGAGGGCACCGCACTCAGTGAACTCGGCCGTATCGCCGAGGCGTTGGGTGCTGCGGCGCGGTCCGCCGGTGTCCGGCTGGTCACCGGGGACACCAAGGTCGTCGACAGCGCCAGTGGGGACGGCGTCTTCATCAACACCTCGGGGATCGGCATGGTGCCCGACGGCGTCGACATCGGCCCGCGCCGTGCGCGCCCCGGGGACGCCGTGCTGGTCAGCGGGGACATCGGGGTGCACGGGGTGGCGGTGATGAGCTGCCGGGACGGGCTGGAGTTCGGCACGACGGTCGAGAGCGACACGGCCGCGCTGCACGGCCTCGTCGCCGACATGATCGCCACCGGTGCGGATCTGCATGTGCTGCGGGATCCGACCCGTGGCGGGGTCGCGGCCTCGCTGAACGAGATCGCCCGTGCTTCGGATGTCGGTATCGAGCTGGTGGAACGGGAGTTGCCGGTCCCGGAGACGGTCCGCGACGCGTGCAGTCTCCTTGGGCTCGACCCGCTCCAGGTGGCCAACGAGGGGAAGCTGCTCGCGGTGGTGCCCGGCGAGAGCGCCGACCAGGTCCTGGCCGCGCTGCGGGCCCACCCGCTGGGCCGCTCGGCCTGCCGGATCGGCACCTGTGTCCCGGACCACGCCGGGATGGTGGTGGCCAGGACCGGGCTCGGCGGCAGCCGGGTGGTCGGGCTGCCGATCGGCGAGCAGCTGCCCCGGATCTGCTGAATGAGCGCCGAAGGCGCGCTGCTGTTCGCGCGATACGCCTATCCCCCCAACGAGCTCGGCTACTGCGGTCCGGACGACGCAGCGGCGCTGCTCCGTCCCGGGGCGGTGGCCGGGATGGAGCAGCGGGCCCGGCAGTTCGAGGGGGCCTGGTGCTATCTCGAATTCCTGGCGGAGGCCGCCGGCATCCCCGATCCGCTCGACGTCCGGGTGGTGGAGGCGTACTGGATCGGCAACGAGCTGCTGGACCTGGCCGACTCCGGGGCACTGGTGGCCCGTCTCCTCGACCGGTTCCGGGGGCAGACGGGCGGCACCTGGCGGGAGGCGGCGCACCGGGCCGTCGCCCACCACAGCTTCCAGGTGTTCG comes from the Streptomyces sp. NBC_01471 genome and includes:
- the hypE gene encoding hydrogenase expression/formation protein HypE, with translation MQSPAELDFESWVCPVPLRETPSVVMGHGGGGAMSGELIEHLFLPAYGAAAAAELGDSAVLSVGGGPRLAFSTDSYVVKPMFFPGGSIGDLAVNGTVNDLAMSGAVPLFLSTAFILQEGTALSELGRIAEALGAAARSAGVRLVTGDTKVVDSASGDGVFINTSGIGMVPDGVDIGPRRARPGDAVLVSGDIGVHGVAVMSCRDGLEFGTTVESDTAALHGLVADMIATGADLHVLRDPTRGGVAASLNEIARASDVGIELVERELPVPETVRDACSLLGLDPLQVANEGKLLAVVPGESADQVLAALRAHPLGRSACRIGTCVPDHAGMVVARTGLGGSRVVGLPIGEQLPRIC
- a CDS encoding DUF6390 family protein — encoded protein: MSAEGALLFARYAYPPNELGYCGPDDAAALLRPGAVAGMEQRARQFEGAWCYLEFLAEAAGIPDPLDVRVVEAYWIGNELLDLADSGALVARLLDRFRGQTGGTWREAAHRAVAHHSFQVFDVYPWAVLLRGTGNPTALSVLDQCRIRTGVVVGVDGESATVESCPLSWDGEALVPAPPRRESVRWSTGGRSLIAGVSPGDRVALHWDWVCDVLTDEQAARIESIEGRRHSEINSLTG
- the hypD gene encoding hydrogenase formation protein HypD, whose translation is MKYLDEFSDPELAKKLLDQIHAATTRPWAMMEVCGGQTHSIIRHGIDQLLPDGVELIHGPGCPVCVTPLEIIDRALAIAARPGVIFCSFGDMLRVPGSSQDLFSVKSAGGDVRVVYSPLDALKLARENPDREVVFFGIGFETTAPANAMTVYQAKRLGVRNFSLLVSHVLVPPAMSAIMESATCRVQAFLAAGHVCSVMGTAEYPPLAEKYRVPIVVTGFEPLDILEGIRRTVVQLEEGRHEVENAYSRAVREEGNLPAMEMLRDVFDVTDRTWRGIGMIPRSGWRLAPAYAEFDAELRFDVTGIRTAESALCRSGEVLQGLIKPHECAAFGKECTPRNPLGATMVSSEGACAAYHTYRRLELVEAK
- the hypF gene encoding carbamoyltransferase HypF, with translation MCLGIPGRVVELVDGYAGQLALVDVEGAQRRINVGMLDSPPVSGDWVLLHMGFAMEVIDAAKAGEALSGLEMMGRGRDELPASGEAAPVDRVRRRFEVHGVVQGVGFRPFVYVSARELALSGSVVNTGAGVVAEVEGEAGAVAEFGRRLRTDAPPLAVVESVGESDLPPLGGTEFTIGESRGGGPARTLVSPDVATCRECLDEMRDPANRRYRHPFITCTHCGPRFTIVTGVPYDRAATTMAAFEMCAECRAEYGDPGDRRFHAQPVACHACGPVLELVRKDGAPAVSGEDALRGAREMLADGRILAVKGLGGYHLACDARNETAVAELRRRKRRGGKPFAVMVADTGVAAELVTPTEDEERLLTGVSRPIVLLPRRGTPKGAGIAGSVAPGSPDLGLMLPYTPLHVLLFGIGDDRPGPDALVMTSANQAGEPIVTDDAAALTVLAPLADAWLRHDRRIEVPCDDSVSRFVAGAELPLRRSRGYAPLPLALPFDVPPLLAVGADLKNTCALGEGRYAWVSQHIGDMDDLATDDALTRTERQLERITGVEPGQLVADLHPGYRSGAWAVAHAGSRPVRRVQHHHAHVASVMGEHGVAAGESVIGVAFDGTGAGTDGAAWGGEVLIAGYKSFERAAHLGYVPLAGGDASVLRPYRMALAHLRAAGVAWDERLPSVRACPPRERDVLAHQFATGFGCVPTSSMGRLFDAVASLAGVRQEVEYEAEAAIGLEGLARSAGPDAAGTDGRYTFGIREAVDGEPVVADPGPVVRAVVSDVGAGVPAELIAARFHASVAALTVALAEHARDRTGLGVVAVGGGVFQNAVLLGAVQHGLEERDFTVLRPRLLPPNDGGIALGQLLIAASG
- a CDS encoding HypC/HybG/HupF family hydrogenase formation chaperone, with amino-acid sequence MCLAVPGRVLSTAEVDGTLMADVDFGGVRKEVCLQYIPDVTVGEYVVVHVGFAIQRLDEESAKRTLADFDRLGILEEEFGDGFELAARAGQQEFPEGVGR